A genomic region of Thunnus maccoyii chromosome 13, fThuMac1.1, whole genome shotgun sequence contains the following coding sequences:
- the LOC121910360 gene encoding olfactory receptor 5B17-like produces the protein MENQTVSEDILLLERLQVTPQSSIPAFTLLLIIYIFIMVSNLGLVVLIFRTRSLHQPMYLLLCNMSINDAFGATIVIPHVLRDILISNSERYIHYFCCVIQAFCVHFHASASHTVLMIMAFDRYVAICNPLRYATIMTNKMVVKLSVAAWAVAFIMVAILVGLSVRLSRCRRVILNPFCDNASLFSLSCESLLINHIYGLGYTVVLLGSSIGSVTLTYLKIAVVCLRNKNKMLNSKALQTCATHLAVYIILLVSGFIIVILHRFPQLSDHRKVASVLGHVALPALNAVIYGLQIKEVRQRITAAFHNNKVSLMNVK, from the coding sequence ATGGAAAACCAGACTGTAAGTGAGGATATCCTTCTCCTGGAGAGGTTGCAGGTCACCCCCCAGTCTTCCATCCCTGCCTtcaccctcctcctcatcatatACATCTTCATCATGGTATCCAACCTTGGCCTGGTAGTCCTGATCTTTAGGACCAGAAGCCTCCACCAGCCCATGTATCTGCTCTTGTGCAACATGAGTATTAATGATGCGTTTGGGGCGACGATAGTTATACCTCATGTACTCAGAGATATTTTAATATCAAACTCGGAGCGTTACATTCATTACTTCTGCTGTGTCATTCAGGCCTTCTGTGTTCATTTCCATGCAAGCGCCTCTCACACTGTACTCATGATCATGGCTTTTGACCGCTATGTCGCCATCTGCAACCCCCTGCGATACGCCACCATCATGACCAACAAGATGGTGGTGAAGCTGTCGGTTGCGGCGTGGGCCGTAGCCTTTATCATGGTGGCGATCCTTGTGGGGCTCAGCGTGCGCCTGTCACGTTGCAGGCGGGTTATACTCAACCCTTTCTGTGATAACGCCTCCTTGTTCAGCCTCTCCTGTGAAAGCTTACTCATCAATCACATCTACGGCCTCGGCTACACGGTGGTCCTGCTGGGCTCCTCCATCGGCAGCGTAACTCTCACCTACTTGAAAATTGCTGTGGTGTGTTTGCGCAACAAGAACAAGATGTTGAACAGCAAAGCGCTGCAGACCTGTGCCACCCATCTGGCTGTGTACATCATCCTGCTGGTGTCTGGCTTCATCATCGTCATCCTGCACCGTTTCCCTCAGCTGTCAGACCACAGGAAAGTGGCGTCTGTCCTGGGACATGTTGCCTTACCTGCCCTGAATGCTGTTATCTACGGGTTGCAAATTAAAGAGGTCAGGCAGAGGATTACGGCTGCGTTCCACAACAATAAAGTATCTCTAATGAATGTAAAGTGA
- the LOC121910488 gene encoding olfactory receptor 52N5-like, translating to MENWTLSDDILLLEGLKVTPKSSVPAFTLLLLIYIFIMVSNLGLVLLIFRTRSLHQPMYLLYCNMSINDVFGATIIIPHVLRDMFISNSERYIHYMDCVIQAFCVHVYGSTSHTVLMIMAFDRYVAICNPLRYATIMTDKMVVKLSVAAWVAAFIMVAILLGLTIRLSRCRRVIPNLFCDNASLFSLSCESVLINQIYGLGYTVVLLGSSVSSVTLTYLKIAAVCLRSKNKMLNSKALQTCATHLAVYILLLISAFIIVILHRFPRLSDHRKVATIVGEVVLPALNAVIYGLQIKVIRQRIMAVFHSKGGLMNWK from the coding sequence ATGGAAAACTGGACTTTAAGCGATGATATCCTTCTCCTGGAGGGGTTAAAGGTCACCCCCAAGTCCTCCGTCCCTGCCTTCaccctccttctcctcatctACATCTTCATCATGGTGTCCAACCTTGGTCTGGTACTGCTGATCTTTAGGACCAGGAGCCTCCACCAGCCCATGTATCTGCTCTACTGCAACATGAGTATTAATGATGTTTTTGGGGCAACGATAATTATACCTCATGTACTCAGAGATATGTTTATATCAAACTCGGAGCGTTACATTCATTACATGGACTGTGTCATTCAGGCCTTCTGTGTTCACGTCTATGGAAGCACCTCTCACACTGTGCTCATGATCATGGCTTTTGATCGCTATGTCGCCATCTGCAACCCTCTGCGATACGCCACCATCATGACCGACAAGATGGTGGTGAAGCTGTCGGTTGCGGCCTGGGTCGCAGCCTTTATCATGGTGGCGATCCTTTTGGGTCTGACTATCCGCCTGTCACGCTGCAGGCGGGTTATACCGAACCTGTTCTGTGATAACGCCTCCTTGTTCAGCCTCTCCTGTGAAAGCGTCCTCATCAATCAAATCTACGGCCTCGGCTACACGGTGGTCCTGCTGGGCTCCTCTGTCAGCAGCGTAACTCTCACCTACTTGAAGATTGCTGCGGTGTGTTTGCGCAGTAAGAACAAGATGTTGAACAGCAAAGCGTTGCAGACCTGTGCCACTCATCTGGCTGTGTACATCCTCCTGCTGATATCGGCTTTCATCATCGTCATCCTGCACCGTTTCCCTCGGCTGTCAGACCACAGGAAAGTGGCGACCATTGTGGGTGAAGTGGTTCTTCCTGCTCTCAATGCTGTGATCTACGGTCTGCAGATTAAAGTGATTAGACAGAGAATTATGGCTGTGTTTCACAGTAAAGGAGGTCTAATGAATTGGAAATGA
- the LOC121910257 gene encoding olfactory receptor 52H1-like, which yields MENETFNLDILQLEGLKVSPEASIPAFILLLLIYIFIMVSNIGLVILILMESSLHEPMYLLFCNMSINDAFGATTIIPSVLGYIFTPIAQRYIHYYECVIQAFCAHFHVAISHTVLTIMAFDRYVAICNPLRYATIMTKQMVVSLSVGAWGTAFFLVAILVSLSVCLSRCRRAVHNPFCDNASLFKLSCENVLINHVYGLGTGVAIMCGSLSSVTLSYLRIAMVCLSSKNKALNSKALQTCATHLAVYILLLFSGNIIIILHRFPNLSDHRKVASVLIHVVPPSVNAIIYGLQIKALRERIVIVLTGKK from the coding sequence ATGGAGAACGAGACTTTCAATTTAGATATTCTACAGCTGGAGGGGTTAAAGGTCAGCCCCGAGGCCTCCATTCCcgccttcatcctcctcctcctcatctacATCTTCATCATGGTGTCCAACATCGGCCTGGTAATCCTGATCTTAATGGAGTCGAGCCTCCATGAGCCCATGTACCTGCTTTTCTGCAACATGAGTATTAACGATGCATTCGGTGCCACGACCATCATTCCCAGTGTACTGGGATATATTTTTACACCTATTGCACAGCGTTACATTCACTATTATGAGTGTGTCATTCAGGCCTTCTGTGCTCACTTTCATGTAGCCATCTCTCACACGGTACTCACTATCATGGCCTTCGATCGCTACGTGGCCATCTGCAACCCCCTGCGATACGCCACCATCATGACCAAGCAGATGGTGGTGTCGCTGTCGGTGGGGGCCTGGGGGACGGCTTTCTTTTTGGTTGCAATCCTCGTGAGCCTCAGCGTCTGCCTATCACGCTGCAGACGGGCTGTACACAACCCGTTCTGCGACAACGCCTCCTTGTTCAAGCTGTCCTGTGAAAATGTTCTCATCAACCACGTTTATGGCCTCGGTACCGGCGTGGCCATAATGTGCGGCTCTCTTTCCAGTGTAACGCTTTCCTACTTGAGGATCGCCATGGTGTGTTTGAGTAGTAAGAACAAAGCTCTGAACAGCAAAGCGCTGCAGACCTGCGCCACCCACCTGGCTGTGTACATCCTCCTGCTCTTTTCAggcaacatcatcatcatcctccatCGTTTCCCGAACTTATCAGACCACAGGAAGGTAGCGTCTGTCTTGATCCATGTGGTTCCTCCTTCAGTGAACGCTATTATCTATGGACTGCAAATCAAAGCACTCAGAGAGAGAATTGTTATTGTattaacagggaaaaaatga
- the or6at1 gene encoding olfactory receptor 6N1, producing MELLPFDISHESPKDSYLPLSSNPRSSFVNSTLEPDGISFFIIQGLANLGEKKMILFVILLLVYIIILGGNIMIIFVVLTDPKLNSPMYFFLCNLSFVDIVYTTTTIPNMLSGFLTDMKTISILGCFFQMHFFIQLAVTGRAILTVMAYDRYLAICNPLRYSTVMTRPVRLLLIAGAWGFGAFCTLPATSLAWQRPYCGPNVVRHGWCDVSSVRRLACADTSVDSIVSISFALVALLTTAILILTSYVLIGVSISRMSVAQRLKAVGTCAAHLTVVSISYSSASFVYISYRVGNFPPEVRIIVSVLYSALTPFLNPMIYSLRNKELRESIRRTLSRFRPAVGSAMKDINTVS from the exons ATGGAGCTTCTGCCGTTTGATATTTCACATGAAAGCCCCAAAG ATTCATACCTGCCCTTGTCATCCAATCCCAGATCCAGCTTTGTAAACAGCACCTTGGAGCCTGATGGCATCTCTTTTTTCATCATCCAGGGTCTCGCCAACCTCGGCGAGAAAAAGATGATCCTTTTTGTCATCCTGCTGCTGGTTTACATCATCATCCTGGGAGGAAACATCATGATTATCTTTGTG GTGTTGACTGATCCAAAGCTCAACTCTCCCATGTACTTTTTCCTCTGCAACCTCTCCTTTGTGGACATAGtctacaccaccaccaccatccccAACATGCTGTCCGGCTTCCTGACAGACATGAAAACCATTTCCATATTGGGCTGCTTCTTCCAAATGCATTTCTTCATTCAGCTAGCCGTAACCGGCCGTGCCATCCTGACTGTCATGGCGTACGACCGCTACCTAGCCATCTGCAACCCTCTGCGCTACTCCACCGTCATGACCCGGCCCGTCCGGCTGCTCCTCATTGCAGGAGCCTGGGGCTTCGGTGCATTCTGCACGCTGCCGGCCACCTCATTGGCCTGGCAGCGGCCTTACTGTGGCCCAAATGTGGTAAGACATGGCTGGTGTGACGTGTCATCTGTAAGGCGGCTGGCGTGCGCTGACACCTCAGTGGACAGCATTGTGTCCATTTCCTTCGCCCTGGTGGCACTACTGACCACAgccatcctcatcctcacctcctATGTGCTGATTGGTGTTTCTATATCAAGGATGAGTGTTGCTCAGCGGTTGAAGGCTGTCGGGACTTGTGCTGCCCACCTGACTGTGGTGTCCATCTCTTACAGCTCGGCCTCCTTTGTATACATCTCCTACCGGGTAGGAAACTTTCCACCAGAG gttCGAATCATTGTCTCTGTGCTGTACTCTGCCCTGACACCTTTCCTGAACCCGATGATCTACAGTCTGAGGAACAAGGAGCTGCGAGAGTCCATCAGAAGGACTTTAAGCAGGTTCAGACCTGCTGTTGGATCAGCTATGAAGGATATCAACACAGTGTCCTGA
- the LOC121910355 gene encoding olfactory receptor 146, whose product MENYTFNSLTLELEGLKVTQVSMYPVFFFFLLSYIVIISANVGIVVLVFIDKSLHQPMYLLFCNLPVNDIVGNSIMVPRLLSDILLPPSERLISYYECVVQAFTTHMFGTTSHTVLMIMAFDRYVAICNPLRYAAIMTNKMVIKLTVSAWGVAFVLVGILLGLTIRLNRCRTLITNPFCDNASLFKLSCENVFINNIYGLTFTVVLFTASIGSMVLTYTKIAVVCLTSKNKSLNSKALKTCSTHLFVYLIMFLCGTFIIILHRFPQYSDYRKLSAILFHIIPGSLNPIIYGVQSKEIRKFLSKLFQPTKVLSSS is encoded by the coding sequence ATGGAAAACTACACATTCAACAGCCTTACCCTCGAGCTGGAGGGGTTAAAGGTCACACAGGTTTCCATGTAccctgtctttttctttttcttgttgtcctACATAGTTATTATATCAGCCAATGTCGGCATTGTTGTCCTAGTTTTCATTGACAAAAGCCTCCACCAGCCCATGTATCTCCTTTTTTGCAACCTGCCAGTCAATGACATTGTTGGGAATTCGATCATGGTGCCCCGTTTGCTTTCAGATATCTTGCTGCCTCCCTCTGAACGCCTCATTAGTTATTATGAATGTGTGGTCCAAGCTTTCACCACACACATGTTTGGCACCACTTCCCACACTGTGCTCATGATTATGGCCTTTGACAGATATGTTGCCATCTGCAATCCTCTACGCTATGCTGCCATAATGACCAACAAGATGGTGATCAAGCTGACGGTCTCTGCCTGGGGAGTGGCCTTTGTTTTGGTTGGGATTCTGCTCGGTCTGACCATACGTCTGAACCGATGCAGGACTCTGATCACAAACCCGTTCTGTGATAATGCCTCGCTGTTTAAACTCTCCTGTGagaatgtgtttattaataACATCTACGGCCTCACATTCACTGTCGTTCTGTTCACAGCTTCTATAGGCAGCATGGTTCTAACTTATACTAAAATCGCAGTAGTTTGTTTGACGAGTAAGAACAAGTCTTTGAACAGTAAAGCCTTGAAGACCTGCAGCACTCATCTCTTTGTTTAtctaattatgtttttatgtggaACGTTCATCATCATCCTGCATCGCTTCCCCCAGTACTCAGACTACAGAAAACTCTctgccattttgtttcacatCATCCCCGGCAGCTTGAACCCTATTATTTATGGGGTACAGTCAAAAGAGATACGAAAATTCCTGTCAAAATTATTCCAGCCCACGAAGGTTTTGTCGTCATCATAA
- the LOC121910265 gene encoding olfactory receptor 5B17-like, giving the protein MENETFNADIIFIEGLKVIPGSSIPAFVLLLLIYIFILVSNIGLVVLITMERSLHEPMYLLFCNMSINDVFGATAIIPRLLSNVFTPITDRYIHYIDCVVQAFASHFHAGTSHTVLMIMAFDRYVAICNPLRYATIMTNKMVVKLSVGAWVAAFISVAILLGLAIRLTRCRRVIINPFCDNASLFKLSCQNLLINHIYGLGSAVVILGSSLGSITLTYLRIAMVCLSSKNKVLNSRALQTCATHLAVYLIMLVSCFTPMIMHRHPEWADNGKVASVMFHVVPPVLNPIIYGLQCKDLKQRIVAVFHKNKVMDGKSAARGRTFHK; this is encoded by the coding sequence ATGGAGAACGAAACCTTCAATGCAGATATTATATTCATTGAGGGGTTAAAGGTCATCCCCGGGTCCTCCATACCCGCCTTCGTCCTCCTCCTACTCATCTATATCTTCATCTTGGTGTCCAACATCGGCTTGGTAGTCCTGATTACCATGGAGAGGAGCCTCCATGAGCCCATGTATCTGCTCTTCTGCAACATGAGTATTAATGACGTTTTTGGGGCCACGGCCATCATTCCGAGATTGCTAAGCAATGTTTTTACTCCAATCACAGACCGGTACATTCATTACATAGACTGTGTTGTTCAGGCTTTTGCTTCTCACTTTCATGCAGGCACCTCTCACACGGTGCTCATGATCATGGCGTTTGATCGCTACGTGGCCATCTGCAACCCCCTGCGATACGCCACCATCATGACCAACAAGATGGTGGTGAAGCTGTCGGTGGGGGCCTGGGTGGCGGCCTTCATCTCTGTTGCGATTCTTCTTGGCCTCGCTATCCGCTTGACGCGCTGCAGGCGGGTTATAATCAACCCCTTCTGTGACAACGCTTCCTTGTTCAAACTGTCCTGCCAGAACCTTCTCATCAACCACATCTACGGCCTTGGCAGCGCCGTGGTCATCCTGGGATCCTCCCTCGGCAGCATAACGCTCACCTACCTGAGGATCGCCATGGTGTGTTTGAGCAGTAAGAACAAGGTGCTGAACAGCCGGGCGCTGCAGACCTGCGCCACCCACCTGGCTGTGTACCTCATCATGTTGGTTTCCTGCTTCACCCCCATGATCATGCACCGTCACCCTGAGTGGGCGGACAACGGGAAAGTGGCGTCAGTCATGTTTCATGTCGTCCCTCCGGTCCTGAACCCCATTATCTACGGGCTGCAGTGTAAAGATCTCAAACAGAGGattgttgctgtgtttcacAAGAATAAAGTCATGGATGGGAAAAGTGCTGCAAGGGGACGAACCTTCCACAAATAA